Below is a window of Hydrogenimonas sp. DNA.
CTGCATACTCTACGAAAAGGTTGACCGGCCTGTCGCCGGGAAACTCAAAAAGCTAGTCAAAGAGAATCTGCCTCCACAGGTGCGGGGGGATTTTGAGGTTGTTACAGAATCCTATGACAGGAAGTGGAGCGAAAGATGCAGGAACTCCACCGCCTTCATGCTGCTGGATACAAAAAGGGATAATATCGCCGAGGTCTTGAAGCTTGCAAACGAGAAGAGACTTCTTACATTCAGCTACAGCAACTCTCTTCTGAAACAGGGCGTCGCAGTCTCACTCATGACGGGTAAAAAGATCTATCCGATTATAAACCTGAAAGCTGTGAAGAGCTCGTCGCTGAAGTTCGACCCAATGATCTACCAGACATCCAAAATATATGACGGTGGCTCCATAAGATGAGCCGTTCATTCTCACTCTCCACCAAGATAATAGTGGCTGTTATTCTCTTCTTCCTGGCAGCTCTCGGTACGATTACCTATTTCAACTACACCTCAATGCAGAGTTTCGCGAAGAATAGTGAAAGAGAGAAGAGCGAGCAGCTTATAAATTCGATCGAACCGGTAATCTCGATAAACATGTTTCTGGGTATGGATGACCCCATGCGAGAATACCTGGAGAAGATAACGGAGACCACGCCGATGATTCTGAAGCTGACTGTAAGAGACAGCGGCGGCAAAGCGCACTACTCCTACACTTCTCCGAGATACGGGACACAGAGTATCTCTCCGATAGAGATAAGGCACACCATCAGGGACAAGATTCTCAAAAAGCCTATCGGCGAGATCGAAATGGTCTACTCCAACGCCAAGTACTCCGAGATTCTGAATGAGTACAAACACTTCAGTTTTCAACTTCTGCTTGCTGCTTTGGCACTGGTTCTGCTGCTTGCCATTATGCTGAAAAAGGCTCTGACTCCCCTGAGGAAGCTGGCGAAAGAGCTGAAAAGTTATGAGCCGTCAAAATCCAACTTCCCGAAAGAGAGGATCGAAGGCGACGGAGAGATAAACATTATACAGAATGCCGTTATAGAGATGATAAAGAAGATAGAGAGCTATACCGACGCTATGTTCAAACTGAACCTTGAACTTGAGATGAAGGTCAGAGAGAGGACGAAGACGATAGAGCAGAAGAACGAGCAGCTCAAAAGAGAGATAGAGGAGAGGAGAAGGGCGGAAGAGGCTTTGAAATATGCCAACAGAATGCTCGAAAAACTCTCCACCACCGACAGCCTTACCGGTCTTTACAACCGCAGGGTATTCGAACAGAGCCTGAAAAAGTACTGGAAAACCGCACTCAGGGAAAAACAGCCCATCTCCATGATTCTTTGCGATATAGACCATTTCAAGAAGATCAACGACACCTACGGGCACCAGGCCGGCGACAGATGCCTGAAGGAGTTTGCGCAGATTCTACGGCAATGTATCAGCCGCCCTATGGATATTGTTGCCAGATACGGCGGCGAAGAGTTCGTTTTTATCCTGCCTGATACTCCGCTGCAGGGTGCTGTAACCATAGCCAACGAAATTCAGGCCCGGCTGAGAGAGCGAAACGAAGATTACCGTACAAAGATAAAGATGACAACCAGTATAGGTATCAGCAGCACCCTGCCTATCGAAATAGATAAGGGCCATATCCTGATGCGTGAAGCGGACAAGGCTCTCTATGAGGCGAAAGAGAGAGGAAGGAACCGAATCGTGGTCAACCCTCTTGAGTAGAGGGTGACCGCTTCTACTTTTCGCGCTCCGGGAATACTTTTATACTCTTTATCGTATCGTTCTGGTCTATCGAATCCAGAACCAGCATACTGTCGGCATCATCCTCTTCGATTCCGCCGAATACCGTATGGACACCGTCAAGATGCGGACAGGGCACGAAGCAGATGAAAAACTGGCTTCCGCCCGTATCTTTACCGGCATGGGCCATCGATATCGTCCCCTTTACATGCTTGTGGAGATTCTTGTCGGTTTCACATGCGATTGCCCAGTCCGGTCCGCCCGTACCGACTCGTGCCGGGTTGCCTCCCGGACCGCTGTGAGGACACCCTCCCTGGGCCATGAAACCCTTGATTACACGGTGGAACTTCAGGTTGTCGTAAAAGCCCTCCTCCGCCAGTGTAGCGAAGTTGGCGACGGTATTCGGAACCTCGTCAACATAGAGTTTAAGCCATATATCGCCTTTATCGGTCTCTATTTTGGCATACCTGAACCTCTTCATCGTCTCTGCGTCATAGTCGTATGTTTTGAGTTTTTTACCGAACATAATATATCCTTTTCGTAGTTTGTATCGCGCGCCGATTACCAAAATCTCGAAATAGAATAGTTTGAAATCGTTGCGATACCTGCGGTCAGGCGGTTTCGGGAAAACTTGAGGCGTACCGGTCAGGTGCGTCGACGGTTTTCCCCAAAGTGCGCGGCTGCAATGATCGTGACGAGTTCTGCTATCTCTATTTCGAGATTTGGGGATTATACCATGTTGAAAATATCTTCCGGAGATCTACCGCATACGTATTATCTTTACCCTGAACAGAAGCAGAAGGCGGTTGAGCCTTAGAAGTGCCCTCTTGTACAGAGGCAGGTTGGCCACTTTAAGCTGGCAGAAGAGTTCGTTGAGGCCGTCACGTTCACTTTGAGTCAGATTGCTCATCCAAAGCCCTTATTTTATGTACTACACGAACAATCTCGTCATCATCCAGTTCACCAAGCATCTGCATAAGTGCGCGTGCGGCGACAGGCTGCGCCTTCCCCGTACGCCAATCCTGGTAAGTGCGCATCGAAATACCGAGCTCTTCGGCCATAGCCTTCTGCGAAATCTTCCGGCCGTGGTTTTTCGCTTCGAGCGCATTGTGGACAATGTTGAAAATATCGCTGACTTTCATCACAAAATTATACTTTCAAAAGCTGTTATGCACATTAAACTTCTTCTTTTTTGAGGTTTATTTCCTGTTTTAAGTATTTATTTACATTTTTGACATACTAATATTCCTTTTAAAGCAATTTTTATTCCGTTTTCATACGGTTTTCTGTGCATTAATCTCTCAATTTATCTCTTTGCTATAATTTCCGGCATACAAAGGAGTCGCATGAAGAGAGTGGTTATAGCAGGTGCGGGATATGGGGGACTGAGAGCCGTAGAGAGACTTGCAGAGCTGCCGGGTATCGAAATTACACTGGTAGACGCCAACAGCTTTCATTTCATGCAGACGGAAGTCTACGGCTACATCGCCGGAACGAAAGATATAGACGAGTTAGCCATAGACCTTGGGCTGTGGTGCAGCGGATTCGACCGTCCGGTCAAATTCGTCAAAGACCGGATTAAAGGGCTGGAGCCCGAAAAGAGGCTGCTCCTGCTGCAAAATTCGACGCTGGAGTACGATTACCTGATAATCGCGACAGGCGCCAGAACCGGATTTCCCGGTTTTATAGAGGGGCTAAGAGAGTTCAGCTTCGGCATAAAAAGGGTCGACCGTGCCTTCGGCTTTCATCACAGATTCGAAAGCGTCGTCAAAAAGAAGCTCGATGGAGAGAGAGGAGATGTAAACATCGCAGTCATCGGCGCCGGTCTTTCGGGCGTGGAGGTGGCCGCAGAGATGGGTTACATGCTCAAAAGGTACAGGTATATGCTCGGCGAGCGCGCCGACGATATACGCATAACCCTCGTAGACGCATGCGAAACAATACTGCCCGGTATGCACCCCTATCTAGTTAAGAGCGCTTCGCAAAGACTCGAAAAACTCGGCGTAACAGTGAAAACATCCGCTTTCATCGACAGGGTCTCCAAAGATCTCATCCACTTCAAAAACGGCGACGAGATGGAGCATACCTTTACGATCTTCACGGGAGGAATAACGGCAAACAGCGACTTCACGCCAGAAAGTTTCAAAAAGGGCGATAACGGCCAGCTAGAAGTGACCAACTCTCTGAACATCCCCGGATATGAAGAGATCTTCGCCATAGGAGATGTGGCCCTCATAAAAGATGAGAACGCAAAACCGCTTCCGCCTACCGCACAGATTGCCGAAAAGAGTGCCGAGTATGCTGCTAAATCGATAAAAAACGCCCTTGAAAAGAGGAGAACAGAGCCGTTCAGGGGAAGACTCGACGGCATGTTCATAGCGCTGGGGGGCAGATACGCCGCGGCGGAGATTTTCGGCTTCAGGTTCAGCGGGGCGGCTGCCTACTATATGAAACGCCTCATCACTTTCATATACTTTCTGGGAATCAACCTCAGGGCCAACGCAGGCTACAGGGTACGAAGGCGCCCTCACCGCTGATGTATAAAGAGTCCACAATCTATTAGACTTCTTGCAAAACTATACACAGTATGAGCAAAAAGAGAAACGATTCAATCAAGGCAGATGTTCCCAAGCGTAGCCAAAGCTACGTTTGGGGTTATCTAACGCAGAGTCAATCGGTTTATCTTTTTGCCCTTCGGGAGGCATAAAAAGGGGCAATCTCGCACAAAAAAATGTTTTCACCGTAGCTTTGGCTACGCTGAAAAATCTGTTTTTCACGATCTTACCCCTTTTTATGCCTCTCATATCTGCGTATAGTTTTGCAAGAAGTCTATTATATAAAGCTTTCTCTTTTCCATTAATTTAATCTTATTCGCTATACTATGAAAAAAAATCGGCACAATATCCATTATTATAATAAAGGAGAAAAAATGTCTGAATCAAAAGAGCTCTATTTTCCGAACAGGGAGTTCGCCAAAGAGGCGCGGATAAAAAATATGTGTGAGTACCGCGAGCTGATGGAGTGGGCCAAAGAGGACTATGAAGGGTACTGGGGCCACTGGGCCGACGAGAAGATCGACTGGTTCGAACCGTATACGAAGGTTCTCGACGAATCGGATGCACCGTTTTACAAATGGTTCACGGGCGGCAGGCTGAATGTAAGCTACCAGTGCATCGACCGCCATCTCGATACCAGAAAGAACAAAGCGGCCATAATCTTCGAAGGGGATAGAGGCGACAAGCAGATCATCACCTATCTCGAACTCTACAGAAACGTGAACCGCTTCGCCAACCTGCTGAAAAACCGCTTCGGAGTCAAAAAGGGTGACCGGGTGGTGCTCTATATGCCTATGATTCCAGAAGCCGCATACGCGATGCTCGCATGTGCCAGAATCGGGGCCATCCACTCCGTAGTCTTCGGCGGCTTCAGTGCCGAGGCCCTCAGGGACAGGATCATAGATGCCGATGCGAAAGTGGTGATTACGGCCGACGGAGCCTTCAGGAAAGATAAACCCTACATGCTCAAACCGGTTGTGGATACGGCGCTCGAAGAGGGTTGCGAATCTGTCGAGAAGGTGCTTGTCGTACAGAGAAACAACGAAGATGTTGTCTGGATAGAGGGGCGCGACTACAGCTACAACGAGCTGATAGACCAGGAGAGCGACGTCTGCGATCCCGAGCCGATGGAGAGCGAAGATCCGCTCTTTCTGCTCTACACTTCAGGCTCTACCGGCAAACCCAAAGGGGTTCAGCACTCCCAGGCAGGCTACATTCTATGGGCACAGATGACTATGGAGTGGGTATTCGACGTAAAAGAGAACGACACCTACTGGTGTACGGCCGACATCGGCTGGATTACCGGCCACACATACATCGTCTACGGCCCTCTCGCGATGGGAGCAACTACGGTCATGTTCGAAGGGGTCCCGACATATCCCGACGCCGGGCGGGCATGGAAGATGGTGGAAGAGTACAGAATAAACCAGTTCTACACCGCTCCCACGGCGATCCGCGTACTGCATAAAATGGGAGAGGATGAACCGCAGAAGTACGACCTCAGCTCACTGAAGGTACTCGGAACGGTCGGCGAACCGATAGATCCGCCGGCATGGAAGTGGTATTTCGAAAAGATCGGCGGCGGCCGCTGCCCAATCGTCGATACATGGTGGCAGACGGAGACCGGCGGCCACATGATAAGCCCTCTGCCGGGAGCCACACCCATAAAACCGGCCTGCGCCACATTCCCGCTTCCGGGCATAATGGCCGAGGTGATCGAGAGAGACGGAACCCCGGTCGAGCCCGGTGAGCAGGGGCTGCTCTGCATAACGAAACCGTGGCCGAGCATGATAAGAACCATCTGGGGAGACCCGGAAAGGTTCAAGAAGAGCTACTTCGGAGATGCCAAAAAAGATGGAAAACCGGTCTACTTCTCAGGTGACGGGGCAATAGTCGACGAGGATGGCTACATTACCATAACAGGGCGCGTCGACGATGTCATAAACGTATCGGGCCACAGAATGGGAACGGCGGAGGTCGAAGCAGCCATCAAGAAGCATCCGCATGTAGCGGAGGTTGCGGTAGTGGGTAAGCCCGACCCCATAAAGGGCGAAAGCATATTCGCTTATATTGTTCTCAAAAATGCCGATGATACTTTCGGCGAAGAGGCCGAACTTGCAAAAGAGATAAACGAGGTGATCGCCAGGGAGATCGGAAATATCGCCAAGTGCGACACCATAAAAGTGGTTCCTGGCCTTCCGAAGACACGATCGGGCAAGGTGATGCGCCGTATTCTGCGCGCAATAGCCAAAGGTGAAGAGATAAAACAGGATATCTCTACACTCGAAGACCCTTCAATCGTGGCGAAAATTCAAACCTGTGTGATAGGATAGAGATGTGAAACTATGGATAGCTCTGCTTCTGCCGATACTGCTGTTTACAGGATGCAATGAGAAAACCGAAAAGGGTAAAGAGTTCGCTTTTTCGGTTCTGATTCCGCAGCCTGCGGCTGGACAGAGCGTCCACTATATACACGGAAAACAGGTGTTTACCTCTCTTTCCGGAGACTCAGCAGTCTCAGCCATGGTTATAAACAACCCTATAATGGCGGGGAGAGAGGCCATACTCGCTATAGCCATAGAAAACCGTACGGACGGTACCATTGAGCTGAAGTGGGACGACATAACCTTTTTCAACCCCAAAAACTACATAAAACTGCTTCCCGTATCGGAGATAGAGGAGTATTTCAAAAAGCCGAACAGGTGCAAACCCATGCTCAATGCGAAAGCTTTCAGAAGAGAGCTTGAGAAGTACGGCGTTTTTCACGATCCCGCACTGGATACGCAAAAAAGAGAGCTCTTCCCGTCCGAAGCTGCGCTCTTGGATATTTTCAAAGAGATAAAAGAGGACCTCTGCTACACGAGACTGCCGAACAATACCACACTCGAACAGCACAAAGTCACCGTAGGATATATGGTCATTCTGCTGCCGGCCGAAAACTTCGAACGGCGAATGCTTTTCATGCTGAAAATCCCGGCCGCCGGCACTCTGCACAAACTCCGCTACGCTCTACAGCCGCTCCAATAATAATGATATAATTTCGAAAAAATCATAACAGGAACGGCACCATGCAGCTTTGCGTCGCACTAGATCTGCCTTCGTTGAAAGAGAATCTCAAACTGGCCGAAGAGCTCAAAGAGTTCGATATCTGGCTCAAAGTGGGCTTTAGAAGCTTTATAAGGGACGGCAGAGAGTCACTCGATGCGCTGAAACAGATCAATCCTTCGTTCAAAATCTTTCTGGACCTCAAACTCTACGACATCCCGAACACGATGGCAGACGCCGCCGAAGAGATAGCGAAGATGGATGTAGATATGTTCAACATACACGCAAGTGCCGGAAAGAAGGCGATGCAGGAGGTGATGAGACGGCTTGAACCTCTAAAAAAACGCCCCCTCGTCCTGGCTGTAACGGCCCTGACCTCCTTCGACTACAGAAGTTTCAAAGAGATATACGGCGAAGATATAGAGGAGAAGGCGAAACAGTTCGCGATGCAGAGCTATCAGGCCGGGCTGGACGGTGTGGTATGCAGTGTCTACGAATCAGATCTCATAAAACACGAAACCGACCCCGAGTTCATCACCCTCACACCGGGCATAAGACCCTTCGGAGAGTCAGGCGACGACCAGAAGAGAGTCGCCGACCTGAAGACCGCGATAGAGCACAAAGTCGACATCATAGTGGTCGGTCGCCCTATCTACAAGGCAGAAGATCCGGCGGAGGTCGTAAAAAGAGTACTGGAAAATACCTAGAGGGCTTACCAGTTGCCATTCGGTACCGCCGTCTCCATTCCCCATATCATCCATCCCACAAAAAGCATAAAGAGTATTACGAACACAAGCGGAGCGTACTTTTGAAACATCCATGACTCCTGAAAATTGATGGTGCCATTGTATCCAAATATCTATGAAAAAAGGTGAAGAGATAAGGTGGAACACAACTTGCTTAATCTCCGTTACAGGTTGCCTCGGCGCAGCCGCAATCTTCAAAGGAGGCAGTATGAAAATTCTCGACAAAGTGGAGCTTATCGTAAAACTCAAAGAGAAGATAGAAGAGGCGAAAAAGGAGAACGCAAAGGCCGCAGAGCGGCTGCAGGGTCTGCTGGAAAGCATCATGAAATCGGGAGAGCTCAAAGCTGTATAGACCAAATTTAAGCCGTATATTAAGAACCAGCCGCTATAATTTCATCCACTTCATGGACAGGTGGGTGAGCTGGCTGAAACCACACCCCTGCTAAGGGTGCGTACCTTTACGGGTACCGAGGGTTCGAATCCCTCCCTGTCCGCCATAACCTTCAAAAGCCCCATTTTATGGGTATTTACTACTTAAAATAAAATAAATATCAGTCGTTTTCGAGGGTTTTCAGCTGACAGCGTCAGTAGCTTTTTCTTACCAGCTGACGTTACGCAAGCCTCAACCGCTTCAACTCGGTCATAGCGGCGAGATTGGCTTTGACAAGCACCTTGGTTTTAAGGGCGAAATGGTTAAGGTAGTGCTTGATTTCCAGGCATTCAAGCTTGAAAACCGCAATCATGGACATGAGCGGAAGTGCTATCTGTGTCGTTGCTCTTTTCGTTGGTGATTTGGCCGATGCAGCATTGTATTTAAGTGGTTTGTGATACTCCTTGACTCTCCATCTTTTTAGATAGATTTTCGCTACTATATCGCCTGAAAGCGATATATCAGAGTAGACGAGATTGACTCGGACCTGTTTTCCATCTCTGTTTGTAAACCCAAATCTCTACGTACAGGAAGCACCTCTTTGTTGTAACCTTTGAGATAGCCTTGCAAAGTCTCGTTGTCTTGCAGCTCCAATGTACCTACTTTTAAATTCTGCCTGCTGTCTATCTTCAAGCTTGGGAATAGAGATACCGTTACTGTGGTAGATCATATATTTCTCTCTATCTCCTATTACGAGCGTATTGCACTTTTTTGTGTCATATCGGTTATTTGTTGATTATATTCAGACTATGTTGTAAACTAAAACTTATAAATTTCAAGACCAAAAGGCGTGAAGATGGGGAGAAAGATTTTTGCACTCGATTTGGGAATCACATCGTTGGGCTACTCTATACTGGAAGAGGTTGAGCAAAACAGCTACCATTGTATAGACAACAGTGTCATATTACGTGACAGCCCTTTTGATGATAAGGGGAACTCCAAACAGATGATTCGCCGCGCTCATGTAGGTGCGCGCAATCTAAATAAAAAGAGAAAATATCGCATCATCAAAGTTGCAAAAACATTGGAAAATTTCGGAGTGCTTGATTTCGGGGAAGCTATGAAAGTTCAAAAAGAGAATCGAATCATAAACAAATGGAAGCTCCGTGCCGAAGATGCTTTTTCACGTCCCTTATCCCACGAAGAACTTTTTGCTCTCTTTTCTCATATGGCAAAACACCGCGGATATAAGTCGATAGCAACCAAAGACCTGATATATGAGCTGGAAGCTGAGCTTGATCTCACCGGTGAACAGAGCAGTTCCGCAAATTTGGATGATGAAAGCCGTAAAATCTATGGCGCTTTGAATAAATTGGAAAAACTGAAAAAAAGATATCCGTCTGAAACTATAGCCCAAGTCATTCATAGAGCGGTACAAAGCGGTGAACTGCACTCCTATCGCAATCACGATGACTATGAAAAAATGATTCGCAGAGAAGATATAGAGCGTGAAATCGAGTCTGTTGTACTGCATCAATATAAACTCGGAGCCATCGATATACCGGAAGAGAAGATCTCCGAACTCATCGGCGAACTCAATTCGTGTATCACCAAACAGGAGATGCCTACTATAGACGAGTCGCTTTTCGGAAAGTGCACCTTTTACAAAGATGAGACAGCGGCTCCCAGATATAGCTATCTCTATGACCTATACCGCCTCTACAAAAAGCTGGCAGACCTTCGTATCGACGATTACGAAGTGACTAGGAACGACAGGGAACGGATCATAGAATGGGTGGAAGAGAAGATCTCTTCCGGAAAAAGCATCAAAAAGATCACCTACAGGGATTTGCGTAAAATTCTAGGTCTCTCTCCGGAGCAAAAGATATTTGGGCAGGATGATGAACAGATCATTAAGGGCAAAAAAGAGCCACGCACCTTCCTGCCCTTTTTCTTTCTCGCAGATATTAAAAAATTTAAAGATCTCTTCTCCAGTATCCAGCGGCATCCAGACTCCCGGCAGATCTTTCGCCGGATAGCGGATATCCTTCAGCGTTCCAAGACTCCCCGGGAGGCTCTGGATCGACTTCGGATTTTGATGGCGGATGAAGGAATCGAAGCACCAGACCGAGAGCTTCTCGAGCTCTTCAAAAACAAAAAGGCAGGCACTCAGGAACTCTCTCACCGTTTTATATGTGAAGCACTGCCTCTTTTCCTGGAGGGGTATGACGAAAAAGAGATTCAGAAGCTTCTCGGCTTCACTGATACCGAGGATTACAGCCGCTACCCCAAATCTCTTCGTCATCTGCATCTTGGCGAAGGCAACCTTTTCGAAAAAGAGGAGGGTGTCATTAACAACCATGCCGTCAAATCACTTGCTTCCTGGGCACTTGGTATCACCGCCGATCTAAGCTGGCGTTACGGACCATTCGATGAGATCATTCTGGAGACCACCAGGGACGCTCTTCCCGAAAAGATTCGCAAACAGATCGAAAAGGCAATGGGTGAACGAGAGAAAATACTGGAAAAGATAATAGAGAAGTACAAGAAAGAGTTTCCCTTCATCGATAAACGCCTCGCAAGAAAGATCCGG
It encodes the following:
- a CDS encoding Orotidine 5'-phosphate decarboxylase, whose amino-acid sequence is MQLCVALDLPSLKENLKLAEELKEFDIWLKVGFRSFIRDGRESLDALKQINPSFKIFLDLKLYDIPNTMADAAEEIAKMDVDMFNIHASAGKKAMQEVMRRLEPLKKRPLVLAVTALTSFDYRSFKEIYGEDIEEKAKQFAMQSYQAGLDGVVCSVYESDLIKHETDPEFITLTPGIRPFGESGDDQKRVADLKTAIEHKVDIIVVGRPIYKAEDPAEVVKRVLENT
- a CDS encoding NADH dehydrogenase, with amino-acid sequence MKRVVIAGAGYGGLRAVERLAELPGIEITLVDANSFHFMQTEVYGYIAGTKDIDELAIDLGLWCSGFDRPVKFVKDRIKGLEPEKRLLLLQNSTLEYDYLIIATGARTGFPGFIEGLREFSFGIKRVDRAFGFHHRFESVVKKKLDGERGDVNIAVIGAGLSGVEVAAEMGYMLKRYRYMLGERADDIRITLVDACETILPGMHPYLVKSASQRLEKLGVTVKTSAFIDRVSKDLIHFKNGDEMEHTFTIFTGGITANSDFTPESFKKGDNGQLEVTNSLNIPGYEEIFAIGDVALIKDENAKPLPPTAQIAEKSAEYAAKSIKNALEKRRTEPFRGRLDGMFIALGGRYAAAEIFGFRFSGAAAYYMKRLITFIYFLGINLRANAGYRVRRRPHR
- a CDS encoding acetyl-coenzyme A synthetase, encoding MSESKELYFPNREFAKEARIKNMCEYRELMEWAKEDYEGYWGHWADEKIDWFEPYTKVLDESDAPFYKWFTGGRLNVSYQCIDRHLDTRKNKAAIIFEGDRGDKQIITYLELYRNVNRFANLLKNRFGVKKGDRVVLYMPMIPEAAYAMLACARIGAIHSVVFGGFSAEALRDRIIDADAKVVITADGAFRKDKPYMLKPVVDTALEEGCESVEKVLVVQRNNEDVVWIEGRDYSYNELIDQESDVCDPEPMESEDPLFLLYTSGSTGKPKGVQHSQAGYILWAQMTMEWVFDVKENDTYWCTADIGWITGHTYIVYGPLAMGATTVMFEGVPTYPDAGRAWKMVEEYRINQFYTAPTAIRVLHKMGEDEPQKYDLSSLKVLGTVGEPIDPPAWKWYFEKIGGGRCPIVDTWWQTETGGHMISPLPGATPIKPACATFPLPGIMAEVIERDGTPVEPGEQGLLCITKPWPSMIRTIWGDPERFKKSYFGDAKKDGKPVYFSGDGAIVDEDGYITITGRVDDVINVSGHRMGTAEVEAAIKKHPHVAEVAVVGKPDPIKGESIFAYIVLKNADDTFGEEAELAKEINEVIAREIGNIAKCDTIKVVPGLPKTRSGKVMRRILRAIAKGEEIKQDISTLEDPSIVAKIQTCVIG
- a CDS encoding two-component response regulator, whose protein sequence is MSRSFSLSTKIIVAVILFFLAALGTITYFNYTSMQSFAKNSEREKSEQLINSIEPVISINMFLGMDDPMREYLEKITETTPMILKLTVRDSGGKAHYSYTSPRYGTQSISPIEIRHTIRDKILKKPIGEIEMVYSNAKYSEILNEYKHFSFQLLLAALALVLLLAIMLKKALTPLRKLAKELKSYEPSKSNFPKERIEGDGEINIIQNAVIEMIKKIESYTDAMFKLNLELEMKVRERTKTIEQKNEQLKREIEERRRAEEALKYANRMLEKLSTTDSLTGLYNRRVFEQSLKKYWKTALREKQPISMILCDIDHFKKINDTYGHQAGDRCLKEFAQILRQCISRPMDIVARYGGEEFVFILPDTPLQGAVTIANEIQARLRERNEDYRTKIKMTTSIGISSTLPIEIDKGHILMREADKALYEAKERGRNRIVVNPLE
- a CDS encoding peptidyl-prolyl cis-trans isomerase, whose translation is MFGKKLKTYDYDAETMKRFRYAKIETDKGDIWLKLYVDEVPNTVANFATLAEEGFYDNLKFHRVIKGFMAQGGCPHSGPGGNPARVGTGGPDWAIACETDKNLHKHVKGTISMAHAGKDTGGSQFFICFVPCPHLDGVHTVFGGIEEDDADSMLVLDSIDQNDTIKSIKVFPEREK
- a CDS encoding CRISPR-associated protein, Csn1 family; the encoded protein is MGRKIFALDLGITSLGYSILEEVEQNSYHCIDNSVILRDSPFDDKGNSKQMIRRAHVGARNLNKKRKYRIIKVAKTLENFGVLDFGEAMKVQKENRIINKWKLRAEDAFSRPLSHEELFALFSHMAKHRGYKSIATKDLIYELEAELDLTGEQSSSANLDDESRKIYGALNKLEKLKKRYPSETIAQVIHRAVQSGELHSYRNHDDYEKMIRREDIEREIESVVLHQYKLGAIDIPEEKISELIGELNSCITKQEMPTIDESLFGKCTFYKDETAAPRYSYLYDLYRLYKKLADLRIDDYEVTRNDRERIIEWVEEKISSGKSIKKITYRDLRKILGLSPEQKIFGQDDEQIIKGKKEPRTFLPFFFLADIKKFKDLFSSIQRHPDSRQIFRRIADILQRSKTPREALDRLRILMADEGIEAPDRELLELFKNKKAGTQELSHRFICEALPLFLEGYDEKEIQKLLGFTDTEDYSRYPKSLRHLHLGEGNLFEKEEGVINNHAVKSLASWALGITADLSWRYGPFDEIILETTRDALPEKIRKQIEKAMGEREKILEKIIEKYKKEFPFIDKRLARKIRLWEHQKGLDLYSGDMINLTQLLDGSADIEHIVPKSLGGLSADYNTVVALKNTNAAKGNRLPGDWLAGNSDYRKRVEMLFEKGLIDWKKCKNLLAVSLDEIYTENIHSKGIRATSYLEALVARLLKRYYPFPDPELRKNGSGVRMIPGKVTSKTRSLLGIKSKSRETSFHHAEDALILSTLTRGWQNRLHRMLRENYGKSEAELKEIWKKYTPHIDGLTLADYIDEAFNRFMSKGEDSLFYRDMFGGIRSVSYWVNKKPLSASSHKESVYSSRHDVPTLRKNILKAFDELNVQKNRHKLTAEEFMKLYDKKIRQKLWLHHIGNTNDESYRAVESRAARIAQTLTRYQLMDAKGDKEIDEEFKQTLKELVESPIEVNGKQLRKMRFYTNERVFQINRGAVVSDKNMIGVQITKGRKKKIIIRRMDVNNAIELQKEKSSMLCYLNETLFIFNKSGLVHYGCLRSYLENKQGAKLIALFNPRFPANPKAQPLKFSDNNQIKQVSIGSATGVIKAHLDLDGRVKSFEVFGMLPEGAVGWFKKESGYGSLEDDPHH